The following is a genomic window from Alkalilimnicola sp. S0819.
CTGTACAGCCGGCGGCCCATCGTCGACCTCATCCAGACCGAAGCTCTGCGGATTCCGCAGGGCCTCGCGCTGGAAGCCCTGAGCCAGCGGATCACCGATATGCAAGGGCTGGCCGGGGACGAGGATTTCATCATCATCGACCGTGATGATCGTTATCTGGGGCTCGGCACCATCATCGACCTGCTACGGGCGATCACCGAGCAACAATTGCGCAGCGCCCGCTACGCCAACCCGCTGACCGGGCTGCCGGGCAATGTGCCCATCAACACCCATATCCAGCAATTACTCGATCAGCAACGGCCCTTCATCGTCGCCTACTGCGACATGGACAACTTCAAGGCCTTCAATGACCGCTACGGCTATGCCCAGGGCGATGACCTGATTCTCGCCCTGAGCCGGCTGTTGCAGGAATCCCTGCAGCCGGGGCTGGATTTTCTGGGTCACATCGGCGGGGATGATTTCATGCTGGTGATGAAGAGCGCGGACTGGCACAACCGCCTGCGGGAAGTGCTGCGGCGTTTCGAGACCCTGGCCCCCTGGCATTACAGCGAAACCGACCGCCAGGCTCAGGGCATACGCTGCCGGGATCGCCAGGACCGGCCCTGCTTCCACCCCATTGTCAGCTTGTCGGTGGCTGTCGCCCCCGTGCCCGCCGGACGCTTTGCCAACCCCTACGACATCGCTTCGGTGATGGGAGAGCTCAAGGCCCAGGCCAAGGCACGCCCGGGCAACAGCCTATTCGTGGATCGGCGTGCCTACGAGGAACAGGATGCCGCCTACCCTCGTCCGCCCCGTCAACGTCAAGCCTGCTGAGGCTTGCCCCCGGGGCCGGGCGACAGCCCTGCTCCGCTGTGGCTATCATGAGTGTCCGGCCGCAAAGAGAACGAGCGCTCTCACATGGACATCGCCCAGGAATTCCCCCAAGACCCGCAGCTGATTTACCTCAACCACGCCGGCGTCGGCCCCTGGCCTCGCCGCACCGCCGCCGCGGTGCAACGCTTCGCGGAAGAGAATGTACGCTGGGGTGCGCGCCACTACCCGCGCTGGCTGCAGACCGAGCAGGTGTTGCGCGAACAGTTGGGCCGGCTGATCAACGTACCCGCCGAGGACGTGGCGCTTGTGAAGAACACCTCGGAGGGCTTGTCACTGGTTGCTTACGGGCTGGGCTGGCAGGCCGGGGACGAGGTCATCATCAACGGCGACGAATTCCCCTCCAACCGCATCGTCTGGGAATCCCTCGCCCGGGAATATGGCGTGCTTGTACGCGACGTGACCCTGGATCGCGAGGACCCGGAGGGTTCCTTGATTGCCGCCATGAGCGCGCGCACGCGGCTGCTGGCGGTAAGCTCCGTGCAGTACGGCACGGGGCTGCGCATGGATCTGGGGAGGCTGGGTGAGGCATGCCGCGAGGCGGGTGCCCTGTTCTGCGTGGACGCGATACAGAGCCTGGGGGCACTGCGCTTCGATGCGCAGGCCATCGGCGCGGATTTCGTCATCGCCGACGGCCATAAATGGCTGCTGGGCCCCGAAGGTCTGGGACTTTTCTACGCCCGGCCCGAGTTGCGCGACCAACTGCAACTGCGCCAGTTCGGTTGGCACATGGTGGCCGCCGCGGGCGACTACGACCGCAAGGACTGGGCTCCCGCGCCTGACGCACGCCGCTTCGAGGCCGGCAGCCCCAATATGCTCGGCGTACACGGCCTGAGCGCGAGCCTGAGCCTGCTGGAAGAGGTGGGTTACGCCGAGGTGGAGCGGCGGGTGCTCGCCAATAGCGGTTATCTGGTGGAGCGGATTCGCGCCGAATCGGCACTGGAGCTTTTGAGCGCGGCTGACCGGCGTGCCGGCATCGTCACCTTCCGCCGTCGCGAGACGGACACCGCCACCTTGTACCGCGCCCTGGTCAAGGAAGGTATCCCCTGCGCCCACCGCGCCGGCGGGGTGCGCTTCTCACCGCACTTTTACAATACCCCGCAACAGATTGATGCTGCGGTGGATTTGGTTCTCTCCCTCTCCCTGTAAGAGCGGCTCCCGGCCAGGAAAAGGCTTGGGATAACCCGCGCGCATCGGCGGCCCAGGCCGAGCCCACAGCACAGCCGCTCAGGCGCTTGCCCTGCGTTCGATCGTCGGGAACAGGCGGTAGAAGTTCTCGCTGGTAATCTCGGCCATGCGCTCCAGGGGCATTTTGTGCAACTCCGCCAGACACTGAGCGGTGTGGCGCACGAAAGCCGGGCGGTTCTCCTTGCCGCGATGGGGCACCGGGGCAAGATAGGGGCAGTCGGTTTCCACGAGCAATCGATCGCTGGGCAGACGGGCCGCGGTTTCCCGCAACGCATCGGCATTGCGGAAGGTGAGAATGCCCGAAAGCGAGATGTGAAAGCCCAGATCCAGGAAACGTCGGGCGCTGGGATAATCCTCGGTGAAGCAATGGATAATGCCGCCTACCGTGTCCGCGCCCTCCTCCTTCAATATCCGGGCGGTGTCCTCCGGGGCGCCGCGGCTGTGGATGATCAGCGGCTTTCGCACTTGCCGCGCCGCGCGCACATGGCGGCGGAAACGCTCCCGCTGCCATTCCAGGTCACCCTCGCCGTAGAAGTAGTCC
Proteins encoded in this region:
- a CDS encoding aminotransferase class V-fold PLP-dependent enzyme, which translates into the protein MDIAQEFPQDPQLIYLNHAGVGPWPRRTAAAVQRFAEENVRWGARHYPRWLQTEQVLREQLGRLINVPAEDVALVKNTSEGLSLVAYGLGWQAGDEVIINGDEFPSNRIVWESLAREYGVLVRDVTLDREDPEGSLIAAMSARTRLLAVSSVQYGTGLRMDLGRLGEACREAGALFCVDAIQSLGALRFDAQAIGADFVIADGHKWLLGPEGLGLFYARPELRDQLQLRQFGWHMVAAAGDYDRKDWAPAPDARRFEAGSPNMLGVHGLSASLSLLEEVGYAEVERRVLANSGYLVERIRAESALELLSAADRRAGIVTFRRRETDTATLYRALVKEGIPCAHRAGGVRFSPHFYNTPQQIDAAVDLVLSLSL
- a CDS encoding TatD family hydrolase, whose protein sequence is MLVDSHCHLHMLSEDPEGVLAAAAAEGVEHFLTVSVAVEEAAELKRLVALYPQVSASIGVHPCGEGQDPGMDELVRLAADPDYVAVGETGLDYFYGEGDLEWQRERFRRHVRAARQVRKPLIIHSRGAPEDTARILKEEGADTVGGIIHCFTEDYPSARRFLDLGFHISLSGILTFRNADALRETAARLPSDRLLVETDCPYLAPVPHRGKENRPAFVRHTAQCLAELHKMPLERMAEITSENFYRLFPTIERRASA